In Nitrospirota bacterium, the following are encoded in one genomic region:
- a CDS encoding DEAD/DEAH box helicase family protein encodes MTAPTPRREDALREAIAKEEAQLAELERARQATKARLDSLNADLASCDAELAIRVRLPVLPPPAAPTTPLEKVALFRQRFRGREDVYPKLWTNAKSGKTGYAPACSNEWVRGVCEKPRVKCGECPNQAFIPVSDQAILDHLQGRHVIGVYPLLADETCWFLAADFDKRSWTEDVAAFRETCRHAGLSVAVERSRSGCGAHVWFFFAAPVAARTARAMGCALITDTMARRHELSMESYDRLFPNQDTMPRGGFGNLIALPFQHEPRQRGHTVFLDEQLVPYPDEDQWAALASIPRIDPQAVELIAREATHQGRVIGVRMAEAPEDDDHEPWARPPSGRPLAAQITGTLPTSIRAVLGQRLFVEKAGCPPALLNQIKRLAAFQNPEFYKKQQMRLSTVTTPRVITCAEEFPEHLALPRGCLGELEDLLRAYEISLTVDDQRLMGDEARWTFHGALTPVQAQAADALLAHDLGVLVAPPGVGKTVVGTYLVAQRGRSTLVLVHRRPLLDQWVAQLALFLGIEPKAIGQIGGGRRAPTGQLDVAMIQSLVREGRVDDLVAGYGHVIVDECHHVPAVSFERVLSEVKARFVTGLTATPQRRDGHHPIAQMQLGPARFVVDPKHHAARRPFAHRLIVRDTVFHGVDSEPTRGIQALYAQLATDEARNELILNDVISALHEGRTPMVLTERKDHLDYLATRLRPFTRHLIVLQGGMTGKAREEMRTRLATLPGDEERLVLATGRYAGEGFDDARLDTLFLAMPISWKGTLVQYAGRLHRLRVGKTEVRIVDYVDRQVPMLARMFEKRLRGYRAIGYTETEHS; translated from the coding sequence GTGACTGCGCCAACCCCCAGACGCGAGGACGCGCTCCGTGAAGCCATCGCCAAGGAAGAAGCGCAGCTTGCCGAGTTGGAGCGAGCGCGGCAGGCGACGAAGGCGCGACTCGACTCTCTCAACGCCGACCTGGCGTCGTGCGATGCCGAGCTGGCCATCCGCGTGCGGTTGCCCGTCCTCCCACCCCCGGCGGCGCCCACGACGCCTCTTGAGAAGGTGGCGTTGTTTCGACAGCGGTTTCGTGGGCGGGAGGATGTCTATCCCAAGCTGTGGACCAACGCCAAGTCGGGCAAAACGGGATACGCGCCGGCTTGTTCCAATGAGTGGGTGCGTGGGGTCTGCGAGAAGCCGCGAGTCAAATGCGGCGAGTGCCCCAACCAGGCGTTCATCCCGGTTTCGGATCAGGCGATCCTCGATCACCTCCAGGGCCGTCACGTCATCGGCGTCTACCCCCTCCTCGCTGATGAGACCTGTTGGTTCCTCGCCGCGGATTTCGACAAGCGTTCCTGGACCGAGGATGTCGCCGCGTTTCGGGAGACCTGCCGGCATGCGGGCCTCTCGGTTGCGGTGGAGCGCTCGCGATCGGGGTGCGGCGCGCATGTCTGGTTCTTTTTCGCAGCACCCGTCGCCGCTCGCACTGCCCGCGCGATGGGCTGCGCCCTGATCACGGACACGATGGCGCGGCGCCATGAACTCAGCATGGAGTCGTATGACCGCTTGTTTCCGAACCAGGACACCATGCCGCGCGGCGGCTTCGGGAACTTGATCGCGTTGCCGTTTCAACACGAGCCGCGCCAGCGCGGCCACACGGTGTTCCTCGACGAGCAGCTGGTCCCCTACCCGGACGAGGACCAATGGGCCGCGCTCGCCTCGATCCCGCGGATCGATCCGCAGGCCGTCGAGCTGATCGCCCGAGAGGCCACGCACCAGGGGCGCGTGATCGGCGTGCGCATGGCCGAGGCGCCGGAGGACGATGACCACGAGCCGTGGGCGCGGCCCCCATCCGGTCGCCCGCTCGCCGCGCAGATCACGGGAACGCTTCCCACATCGATCCGAGCCGTGTTGGGCCAGCGCCTCTTCGTGGAGAAAGCAGGCTGTCCGCCCGCGCTGCTGAACCAGATCAAGCGCCTCGCGGCATTCCAGAATCCCGAGTTTTACAAAAAGCAGCAGATGCGGCTTTCCACGGTCACCACGCCCCGCGTAATCACCTGTGCGGAGGAGTTTCCCGAGCATCTCGCACTCCCTCGCGGTTGCCTCGGAGAGCTGGAAGACCTGCTTCGCGCCTACGAGATCTCGCTCACGGTTGACGATCAGCGGCTCATGGGTGACGAGGCCAGGTGGACATTCCACGGCGCGCTGACACCGGTCCAGGCCCAAGCGGCGGACGCCCTCCTCGCCCACGATCTCGGCGTCTTGGTCGCGCCACCAGGCGTGGGGAAGACGGTAGTCGGCACCTACCTCGTCGCGCAACGTGGTCGCAGCACGCTGGTCTTGGTCCATCGGCGTCCGCTCTTGGACCAGTGGGTCGCGCAACTGGCCCTGTTCCTGGGTATCGAGCCCAAGGCGATCGGCCAGATCGGCGGCGGCCGTCGCGCGCCCACTGGCCAGCTCGACGTGGCGATGATCCAGAGCCTCGTCCGGGAAGGGCGGGTGGATGATCTGGTCGCCGGGTACGGACACGTGATCGTGGATGAGTGCCACCATGTGCCCGCGGTCTCCTTCGAGCGCGTGCTCTCCGAGGTCAAGGCCCGCTTCGTGACCGGACTCACGGCCACACCCCAACGCCGGGATGGACACCACCCCATCGCCCAGATGCAGTTGGGGCCTGCTCGCTTCGTGGTCGATCCGAAGCATCACGCGGCGCGCCGGCCCTTCGCTCACCGGTTGATCGTCCGGGACACGGTGTTTCACGGGGTCGATTCCGAACCGACGCGTGGCATCCAGGCGCTGTACGCGCAGCTCGCGACCGACGAGGCGCGGAACGAATTGATCCTCAACGACGTGATCAGCGCTCTGCACGAAGGCCGGACACCCATGGTGCTGACAGAGCGCAAGGACCATTTGGACTACCTGGCCACTCGGCTCCGCCCGTTCACCCGCCATCTGATCGTGTTGCAGGGCGGGATGACGGGCAAAGCCCGGGAGGAAATGAGGACGCGGCTTGCCACGCTCCCGGGCGATGAGGAGCGCCTCGTGCTGGCGACGGGGCGTTACGCCGGGGAAGGCTTCGACGACGCGCGGCTGGACACGCTCTTCCTGGCCATGCCCATCTCGTGGAAGGGCACGCTGGTGCAGTATGCCGGCCGGCTGCACCGACTGCGTGTCGGCAAGACCGAGGTGCGCATCGTCGATTACGTAGACCGCCAGGTTCCCATGCTCGCTCGGATGTTCGAGAAACGCCTGCGGGGTTACCGAGCCATCGGATACACCGAAACGGAACACTCATGA
- a CDS encoding type II toxin-antitoxin system RelE/ParE family toxin: protein MRALFSPRAAEQYAALAEDLKAKFDKQLGFLLMNLRHPSLKAKKYAERAGVWQARVDRNYRFYFEIHGDTYHILAIIPHPK, encoded by the coding sequence GTGAGAGCCCTTTTCTCCCCTCGGGCGGCCGAGCAGTATGCCGCGCTCGCTGAAGACCTGAAAGCCAAGTTTGATAAACAACTTGGCTTTCTTCTTATGAATCTCCGGCACCCTTCACTGAAAGCCAAAAAATACGCGGAGCGTGCGGGGGTGTGGCAGGCCCGCGTTGACCGCAATTATCGGTTCTATTTCGAGATCCACGGGGACACGTACCACATTCTCGCCATCATTCCTCACCCCAAGTAA
- a CDS encoding AbrB/MazE/SpoVT family DNA-binding domain-containing protein, with protein MSIVKVKDKFQITVPVNLRARLALKVGDLLEAEIKNGVLELSPKDLVNREIDLAREQIKAGEYLGPFKTAGEASRALRRVAKSPRAKASTPARRHRTA; from the coding sequence ATGTCGATCGTCAAGGTCAAAGATAAGTTCCAAATAACGGTGCCGGTGAACCTCCGCGCGCGCCTTGCCCTGAAGGTGGGCGATCTTCTCGAAGCCGAGATCAAAAACGGCGTTTTGGAACTCTCCCCTAAAGACCTCGTGAACCGCGAGATCGATCTTGCGCGCGAGCAAATCAAGGCAGGCGAGTACCTCGGCCCGTTTAAAACCGCTGGGGAAGCCTCCCGCGCCCTGCGGCGCGTCGCGAAGTCCCCTCGTGCAAAGGCCAGCACGCCCGCCAGGCGCCACCGCACCGCGTGA
- a CDS encoding DUF1778 domain-containing protein encodes MSTKDRDKPGKGARYKRLEARVSAVQTLSEHDRKAFVAALLQPAAPGKALRQAAKRYKDRARL; translated from the coding sequence ATGAGTACGAAAGACAGAGATAAGCCGGGGAAGGGGGCTCGGTATAAACGACTTGAAGCGCGGGTCAGCGCCGTACAGACGCTGAGCGAGCATGACCGCAAGGCCTTTGTGGCGGCGCTGCTCCAGCCCGCCGCGCCCGGCAAGGCGCTCCGGCAGGCGGCGAAGCGCTACAAGGACCGTGCGCGGCTTTGA
- a CDS encoding ATP-binding protein: MKDLVDRAEIIAVLHGFNPWWSGRPVRVPEFRRLAYNACRRYLGHPTLQRAILLSGPRRVGKTTILQQVVDGLIRDAQDPKSILYLSLDHPILKLLSLRNILAVYHEHIHPEGQPTTLLLDEIQYSREWETEIKLLVDHHPDYRIVATGSASVVHKERLAESGVGRWITVPVPTLSFYEFTRLRGEPEPAIDPRLRPGDLFEADAATLTTIAASVRPLLPFFQRYLLVGGFPETAKQDDISLCQRLLREDVVERVLKRDMTALFGVRNVNDLEKLFIYLCLHTGGILAHKTAATALETTTGTVANHLMLLEQANLVYRLPPVRAGGKKVLKARNKYYLVDAALRNAVLLRGEEVLTNPNEMGLIVETTVLRHLYAYYYRDVPEIAYWRDAVSDREVDIIIRSPKYVLPFEVKYRDKVPLDRSSGLAVFSGTEGVKQAYFVTKNETDFGVTKLEGIDTQFLKIPAHVLTYLLGQAERLLWE; encoded by the coding sequence TTGAAGGATCTTGTTGACCGGGCGGAGATTATCGCGGTCCTGCACGGTTTTAATCCGTGGTGGAGCGGGAGACCGGTTCGTGTCCCCGAGTTCCGGCGCCTCGCCTACAACGCCTGTCGTCGCTACTTAGGGCACCCCACGCTGCAGCGCGCCATCCTGCTCTCCGGTCCACGACGAGTCGGCAAGACAACGATCTTGCAACAGGTCGTCGACGGGCTCATCAGGGACGCCCAGGACCCCAAGAGCATCCTGTATTTGAGCCTGGATCATCCGATCCTCAAGCTCCTCTCGTTGCGAAATATTCTCGCCGTGTACCACGAGCACATCCATCCCGAGGGACAGCCGACCACGTTGTTACTGGATGAGATCCAGTACTCCCGCGAGTGGGAAACTGAGATCAAGTTGCTCGTCGACCACCACCCGGACTATCGCATCGTGGCCACGGGATCGGCCAGCGTGGTCCATAAGGAACGGCTTGCCGAAAGCGGAGTGGGACGCTGGATCACGGTGCCGGTGCCCACGCTGTCGTTTTACGAATTCACCCGTCTGCGCGGCGAACCGGAACCGGCGATCGATCCCAGGCTCCGTCCAGGCGACCTGTTCGAGGCTGACGCCGCGACCCTGACCACAATCGCGGCAAGTGTGCGGCCGCTGTTGCCGTTCTTCCAACGCTACCTGCTGGTCGGCGGGTTTCCGGAAACCGCCAAGCAGGACGATATCAGCTTGTGTCAGCGCCTCTTACGCGAGGACGTGGTCGAGCGAGTGCTCAAGCGCGATATGACCGCGCTGTTTGGCGTACGCAACGTCAACGACCTTGAGAAGCTGTTCATCTACCTCTGCCTGCACACCGGCGGCATTCTCGCGCACAAGACCGCGGCCACGGCCCTGGAGACCACGACTGGCACCGTGGCAAACCACCTCATGCTGCTTGAGCAGGCGAACCTGGTGTATCGGTTGCCGCCGGTCCGCGCCGGGGGAAAGAAAGTCCTCAAAGCTCGCAACAAGTACTACTTGGTCGATGCCGCGTTGCGCAACGCCGTGCTGCTCCGCGGAGAAGAAGTGCTCACCAACCCAAATGAGATGGGGTTGATCGTCGAGACCACGGTGCTGCGGCACCTCTACGCCTATTACTACCGCGACGTTCCCGAAATCGCGTATTGGCGTGACGCGGTCAGCGACCGGGAGGTGGACATCATCATCCGCAGCCCCAAGTACGTGTTGCCGTTCGAGGTCAAGTACCGAGACAAGGTACCGCTCGATCGTTCAAGCGGCCTCGCGGTGTTCAGCGGAACCGAAGGCGTGAAGCAGGCGTACTTTGTGACCAAGAACGAGACGGACTT